A section of the Polynucleobacter sp. AP-Jannik-300A-C4 genome encodes:
- a CDS encoding Rap1a/Tai family immunity protein: MKKFFIAASLVLGIATTLQTANATTTEELLKHCQGEGSNNITCQIYGQAVYDTYLATRNSKTAPTKICVKQPAPSRIQVVDEYIAWANANPANGPKSAAETMLKFLEGVFPCGK, translated from the coding sequence ATGAAGAAATTTTTTATTGCTGCTAGCTTAGTTCTTGGAATAGCGACCACCCTGCAAACAGCTAATGCAACTACCACCGAAGAATTATTGAAACACTGCCAAGGTGAAGGTAGCAACAACATCACTTGCCAAATTTACGGCCAAGCTGTTTATGACACTTACCTTGCAACCCGCAACTCAAAAACTGCTCCAACTAAGATTTGCGTCAAGCAACCTGCACCATCACGCATCCAAGTAGTTGATGAATACATTGCTTGGGCTAATGCAAATCCGGCCAATGGGCCAAAGTCTGCAGCAGAAACAATGTTGAAATTTTTAGAGGGCGTATTCCCTTGCGGAAAGTAA
- the fdx gene encoding ISC system 2Fe-2S type ferredoxin, translating into MTQIVVLPHSEYCPEGAVVEVTPGTSICEALLENNIPIEHACDMVCACTTCHVIVKEGYQSLNEPDENEEDLLDRAWGLNPQSRLSCQAIVARQDLVIEIPKYSINHAKENH; encoded by the coding sequence ATGACTCAGATAGTTGTTCTACCCCATAGTGAATATTGCCCAGAAGGTGCTGTAGTTGAGGTAACTCCTGGCACTTCTATTTGTGAAGCGCTGCTAGAAAATAATATTCCGATTGAGCACGCCTGCGATATGGTCTGCGCTTGCACTACCTGTCACGTGATTGTGAAAGAGGGTTATCAGAGTCTTAACGAACCAGATGAGAATGAAGAAGACTTATTGGACCGCGCGTGGGGCCTGAACCCTCAGTCTCGTTTATCTTGCCAAGCTATTGTTGCGCGTCAAGATTTGGTGATTGAGATTCCAAAGTATTCGATCAATCACGCAAAAGAAAATCACTGA
- the hscA gene encoding Fe-S protein assembly chaperone HscA: MALLQISEPGKSLAPHQRRIAVGIDLGTTNSLVAIVRDALPKVLPDSEGRELLPSVVRYLPNGRTQAGFEAIESIVSDPKNTIVSVKRFMGRGIVDVENIESTPYDFVDEPGMLKLRTVAGDKSPIEVSAEILARLRQLAEDSVNDDIVGAVITVPAYFDDAQRQATKDAAKLAGIEVLRLLNEPTAAAIAYGLDNASEGIYAVYDLGGGTFDISILKMSRGVFEVLSTGGDSALGGDDFDHRLYCWVIEQAKLPPLSIQDHRRLLLSCKHAKEQLSHNPLARVHETLTDGTVVNVGISQAQFFEITQNLINKTLVAVKKALRDAGLKADEVKGVVMVGGATRMPHVQRAVGELFGTKPLNNLNPDQVVALGAAMQADLLAGNQSKDDEWLLLDVIPLSLGIETMGGLVEKIIPRNTPIPVARAQDFTTFKDGQTALAIQVVQGERELAQDCRSLGKFELRGIPPMAAGAARIRVTFQVDADGLLSVSATEQGSGVQASIDIKPSYGLTDAEIARMLQDGFASAKVDLLARSLREEQVNAQRLLDAVQTALNSDRGLLNPQEQANVDQEMATLQKILTEETDSDILRKAVDHAAKATDDFAQKRMNSSIQRALAGKNVAEI; the protein is encoded by the coding sequence ATGGCCTTATTACAAATCTCCGAACCTGGTAAGTCTCTTGCACCGCATCAGCGTCGGATTGCGGTGGGCATTGATCTGGGCACCACCAATTCCTTAGTGGCGATTGTGCGAGATGCATTGCCTAAAGTGCTTCCCGATTCAGAGGGGCGAGAATTACTTCCCTCGGTAGTACGTTACTTGCCCAATGGCAGAACCCAGGCCGGCTTTGAGGCAATTGAAAGTATTGTTTCTGATCCTAAGAACACGATTGTTTCTGTCAAGCGTTTTATGGGTCGCGGTATCGTCGATGTAGAAAACATTGAAAGTACTCCTTATGACTTTGTAGACGAGCCGGGTATGTTGAAGTTACGCACAGTGGCTGGCGATAAAAGTCCGATTGAAGTATCTGCAGAAATTCTGGCACGTTTGCGTCAATTGGCTGAAGACTCAGTGAATGATGACATCGTTGGTGCAGTTATTACTGTCCCCGCCTATTTTGATGATGCGCAACGACAAGCAACTAAAGATGCCGCTAAGTTGGCTGGAATAGAAGTATTGCGCTTACTCAATGAGCCTACTGCTGCAGCCATTGCGTATGGTCTAGATAACGCTTCAGAAGGTATCTACGCAGTCTATGACCTTGGTGGTGGCACATTTGACATCTCAATTTTGAAAATGAGTAGAGGCGTATTTGAAGTGCTCTCTACTGGTGGGGATTCTGCATTGGGTGGTGATGATTTTGATCATCGTCTCTATTGCTGGGTGATCGAACAAGCCAAACTTCCGCCACTCTCAATTCAGGATCATCGCAGACTATTGCTTTCTTGCAAGCATGCAAAAGAGCAATTGAGTCACAACCCTTTGGCCCGTGTTCACGAAACGCTTACTGATGGCACAGTAGTGAATGTAGGCATCAGTCAGGCACAGTTCTTTGAGATTACTCAGAACCTCATCAATAAAACTTTAGTTGCAGTAAAGAAGGCCTTGCGTGACGCTGGCCTTAAGGCGGACGAAGTTAAGGGTGTGGTGATGGTGGGTGGTGCGACTCGCATGCCTCATGTTCAGCGCGCTGTTGGGGAACTCTTTGGTACCAAGCCTTTAAATAATCTCAATCCAGATCAAGTAGTCGCTTTGGGCGCTGCTATGCAAGCGGATTTGCTTGCCGGCAATCAAAGTAAAGATGATGAGTGGCTTTTATTGGATGTGATTCCACTTTCCCTTGGTATTGAAACCATGGGCGGGTTGGTTGAAAAAATTATTCCACGTAATACGCCAATTCCAGTAGCACGTGCTCAAGATTTCACCACCTTTAAGGATGGTCAAACGGCCTTGGCTATTCAGGTAGTGCAGGGTGAGCGTGAGTTGGCGCAAGATTGCCGTTCATTAGGCAAGTTTGAGTTACGTGGCATTCCACCCATGGCTGCTGGAGCTGCTCGAATTCGAGTGACTTTCCAGGTAGATGCCGATGGCTTGCTTTCAGTTAGTGCAACTGAGCAGGGTTCTGGCGTGCAGGCATCAATTGATATTAAGCCTTCTTATGGTTTAACCGATGCTGAGATTGCACGTATGCTGCAAGATGGTTTCGCGTCTGCAAAAGTGGATCTTTTGGCAAGATCTTTGCGTGAAGAACAGGTGAATGCGCAGCGACTATTAGATGCCGTTCAAACCGCATTGAATTCTGATCGAGGATTATTAAACCCTCAAGAGCAAGCTAACGTGGATCAAGAGATGGCTACTTTACAGAAGATTCTTACGGAAGAAACCGATAGCGATATTCTCAGAAAGGCTGTCGATCATGCAGCAAAGGCTACCGATGATTTTGCCCAAAAGCGTATGAATTCTAGTATTCAGAGGGCCTTAGCTGGCAAGAATGTTGCAGAAATTTAA
- the hscB gene encoding Fe-S protein assembly co-chaperone HscB has protein sequence MSVVVVNPSASDDYFRFFGLDQQFNLDLSALDQAYLAIQKEVHPDRHARGSDTEQRLAMQMATLANTAFQTLKNPVQRGLYLCQLHNVDARLETNTAMPAAFLMKQMEWREYLEDHDEDISALEALAEEVEESKRDTLAEITQAIDGAKNYERAAELLRGLLFINKFAFELDDAISVLV, from the coding sequence ATGAGTGTGGTTGTGGTGAATCCTTCCGCGTCTGACGATTACTTTCGTTTCTTTGGTTTAGATCAGCAATTCAATTTGGATTTGTCTGCATTAGATCAAGCTTATCTAGCAATTCAAAAAGAGGTGCACCCGGATCGCCATGCACGTGGTAGCGATACCGAGCAACGTTTGGCCATGCAAATGGCTACCTTAGCTAACACAGCCTTTCAGACTCTCAAGAACCCCGTTCAGCGCGGCCTTTATCTTTGCCAGCTTCATAATGTGGATGCTCGCTTAGAAACGAATACCGCTATGCCAGCCGCTTTCTTAATGAAGCAAATGGAGTGGCGTGAATATCTTGAAGATCATGATGAGGACATCAGCGCATTAGAAGCTTTAGCTGAAGAAGTTGAAGAATCCAAACGAGATACCTTGGCTGAAATCACACAAGCGATTGATGGGGCCAAGAACTATGAGCGTGCTGCCGAGTTACTGAGAGGCCTGCTATTTATTAATAAGTTTGCGTTTGAGCTAGATGATGCTATCTCAGTCTTGGTATAG
- the iscA gene encoding iron-sulfur cluster assembly protein IscA: MAITLTDKAAKHVQRNLDKRGKGCGLRLGVRTTGCSGLAYQLEYVDEAAPEDTKFESNGITIFIDPKSLAYLDGTELDFVREGLNEGFKFQNPNVKDECGCGESFRV, translated from the coding sequence ATGGCAATTACCTTGACCGATAAAGCAGCAAAGCACGTACAGCGCAATTTGGATAAGCGTGGAAAAGGTTGTGGCTTGCGCTTAGGTGTTCGTACGACAGGTTGCTCTGGCTTGGCTTATCAACTGGAGTATGTGGATGAGGCAGCTCCAGAGGATACGAAGTTTGAATCCAATGGCATCACCATTTTTATTGATCCCAAGAGTTTGGCCTACTTAGATGGCACTGAATTAGATTTTGTGCGCGAAGGTTTGAACGAAGGCTTTAAGTTTCAGAATCCGAATGTAAAAGATGAGTGTGGTTGTGGTGAATCCTTCCGCGTCTGA
- the iscU gene encoding Fe-S cluster assembly scaffold IscU, producing the protein MAYSDKVIDHYENPRNVGSFEKGDDQVGTGMVGAPACGDVMKLQIRVNDQGVIEDAKFKTYGCGSAIASSSLVTEWVKGKTLDQALEIKNSLIAEELALPPVKIHCSILAEDAIKAAVANYKEKHPAK; encoded by the coding sequence ATGGCATATAGCGACAAAGTAATTGATCATTATGAAAATCCCCGCAACGTCGGTTCTTTTGAGAAGGGCGACGATCAAGTAGGTACTGGCATGGTTGGTGCGCCAGCCTGTGGTGACGTTATGAAATTACAAATCCGCGTAAATGATCAGGGTGTCATTGAAGATGCCAAGTTCAAGACTTATGGCTGCGGCTCTGCCATTGCATCTTCCTCATTGGTAACTGAGTGGGTTAAAGGTAAAACTTTGGATCAAGCTTTGGAGATTAAGAACTCCTTAATTGCGGAAGAGTTAGCTTTGCCGCCTGTAAAAATCCACTGCTCTATCTTGGCTGAGGATGCCATCAAGGCAGCAGTGGCTAATTACAAAGAAAAGCATCCAGCCAAGTAA
- a CDS encoding IscS subfamily cysteine desulfurase, with product MNAPQEIPQQPIPMFSPKHFPVYMDYSATTPIDPRVVDKMLPYLREQFGNAASRSHAYGWAAEEAVEWARSEVAQLVHADPREIVFTSGATESINLALKGAAHFYKERGNHIITVKTEHKATLDTCRELEREGFEVTYLDVLPDGLIDFAQLETAMKPGTILASVMYVNNEIGVVQDIPRIGELCRSRGVIFHVDAAQATGKVEIDLEKTKVDLMSFSAHKTYGPKGIGALFVRRKPRIRIEAQIHGGGHERGMRSGTLAVHQIVGMGEAFRIARIEMVEENARIRALRDRLLTGLKDIEEVYVNGDMDDRVPHNLNISFNYVEGESMLMALKDLAISSGSACTSASLEPSYVLRALGRNDELAHSSIRFTLGRFTTEQEVDFTIKLVKEKIAKLRELSPLWEMFKDGIDLSTIQWAAH from the coding sequence ATGAACGCACCACAAGAGATTCCTCAGCAGCCGATACCCATGTTTAGTCCTAAACACTTCCCGGTGTACATGGACTACTCAGCTACTACGCCGATTGACCCGCGTGTAGTGGACAAGATGTTGCCGTACTTGCGCGAGCAGTTTGGTAATGCAGCATCTCGCAGTCATGCCTATGGTTGGGCTGCAGAAGAAGCCGTTGAGTGGGCGCGTTCAGAAGTTGCTCAGCTAGTTCATGCAGATCCAAGAGAGATTGTGTTTACTAGTGGCGCAACGGAAAGTATTAATCTGGCACTCAAAGGTGCCGCCCATTTTTACAAAGAGCGCGGCAATCACATCATTACTGTGAAGACTGAGCACAAGGCCACCCTTGATACTTGCCGTGAGCTCGAGCGCGAAGGTTTTGAAGTAACTTATCTAGATGTTTTGCCAGATGGACTGATTGATTTTGCTCAACTTGAAACGGCTATGAAACCGGGCACCATCCTGGCTTCAGTGATGTATGTCAATAACGAGATTGGTGTGGTGCAAGATATTCCGCGCATTGGTGAATTGTGCCGTTCCCGTGGTGTGATATTCCATGTGGATGCAGCGCAAGCTACTGGCAAAGTAGAAATCGACCTAGAGAAAACTAAAGTAGATTTAATGAGCTTTTCTGCTCATAAAACTTATGGTCCAAAAGGGATTGGCGCTTTGTTTGTTCGTCGCAAACCCCGTATCCGTATTGAAGCGCAAATACACGGTGGTGGACATGAGCGCGGTATGCGTTCAGGTACTTTAGCAGTTCACCAGATTGTAGGTATGGGCGAAGCCTTCCGTATTGCTCGCATCGAAATGGTTGAAGAGAACGCGCGCATTCGTGCATTGCGCGATCGCTTGCTGACAGGCTTGAAAGATATTGAAGAAGTCTATGTCAATGGCGATATGGATGATCGTGTTCCACATAACCTCAATATTAGTTTTAACTATGTTGAAGGTGAATCGATGCTGATGGCATTGAAAGATTTGGCTATCTCATCTGGATCTGCATGTACTTCAGCATCTTTAGAGCCTTCTTATGTGCTGCGTGCGCTTGGTCGTAATGATGAATTGGCTCACAGCTCAATTCGTTTTACCTTGGGACGTTTTACTACAGAGCAAGAAGTGGATTTCACAATCAAATTAGTGAAAGAGAAAATTGCGAAGTTACGTGAGCTCTCCCCGCTTTGGGAAATGTTTAAGGATGGTATTGATCTCAGTACTATCCAGTGGGCGGCGCACTAA
- a CDS encoding Fe-S cluster assembly transcription factor: MRLTTKGRFAVTAMIDLALRETHGPVTLAGISQRQKISLSYLEQLFGKLRRFNIVDSTRGPGGGYTLARKSEEISVADIIVAVDEPLDATQCGGKGNCHSDEESHGRCMTHDLWSNLNAKMVEYLSSVSLRDLVQQQSGRGIVLHDLRPKKIKTESAKAEKPAPAVAAVKEAAPKRPLVNSVFNLAQQS, encoded by the coding sequence ATGAGACTTACAACCAAAGGCCGTTTTGCAGTAACCGCAATGATTGACTTAGCCCTGCGCGAGACGCACGGGCCTGTAACTTTGGCTGGAATTAGCCAAAGGCAGAAGATTTCCCTGTCTTACCTAGAGCAATTGTTCGGCAAATTACGCCGTTTCAATATTGTTGATAGCACTCGTGGTCCTGGCGGTGGTTACACCCTGGCCCGCAAGTCTGAAGAAATTAGTGTGGCAGACATCATTGTTGCCGTGGATGAGCCCTTAGACGCAACCCAATGTGGCGGCAAAGGGAATTGCCATAGTGATGAAGAAAGCCATGGCCGTTGCATGACTCATGATCTATGGTCTAACCTCAATGCCAAGATGGTGGAGTACCTCAGCTCCGTCTCTTTACGTGATTTAGTGCAGCAGCAATCTGGACGTGGAATCGTATTGCACGATTTGCGCCCCAAGAAAATCAAGACTGAAAGTGCCAAGGCTGAAAAACCAGCGCCAGCAGTTGCAGCAGTAAAAGAAGCCGCTCCGAAGCGACCTCTCGTAAATTCTGTTTTTAACCTGGCTCAGCAAAGTTAA
- the uvrB gene encoding excinuclease ABC subunit UvrB, translating to MIAEMPPKLPKSSSNSKVVESKKSPVADPLGEVGHDLDPDKFVSFPDSPFQLYQPFPPAGDQPAAIDALVAGIEDGLTFQTLLGVTGSGKTFTMANVIARTGRPAIIFAPNKTLAAQLYSEFREFFPKNAVEYFVSYYDYYQPEAYVPTRDLFIEKDSSINEHIEQMRLSATKSLLERRDVIIVATVSAIYGIGNPGDYHSMVMTLRPGDKMSQRDILMRLIAMQYDRNETDFKRGVFRVRGDTIDIFPAEHNELAVRVELFDDVIESLQFFDPLTGKIRQKIPRFTVYPSSHYVTPRDTVLKAIETIKTELRIRLDEFVKDGKLVEAQRLEQRTRFDLEMLNELGFCKGIENYSRHLSGAMPGEAPPTLVDYLPNDALMFLDESHVLIGQLNAMYNGDKSRKHTLVEFGFRLPSAMDNRPLKFTEFETKMRQTVFVSATPADYENTHTGQVVEQVARPTGLVDPEIEVLPASTQVDDLLNQIHERVKVHERVLVTVLTKRMAEQLTDYLSDNGVKVRYVHSDIDTVERVEILRDLRLGVFDVLVGINLLREGLDIPEVSLVAILDADKEGFLRSERSLIQTIGRAARNIKGKAILYADRITDSMKRAMGETERRRTKQIAFNKANGIEPRGVQKRIKDIIDGVYDVQEKRSEMQVEQERARYEDMSEKDLAGEIKRLEKQMNSEAKNLEFEKAAATRDRLTKVKEMAFGARSRDAV from the coding sequence ATGATAGCTGAGATGCCCCCTAAGTTGCCTAAAAGTTCCTCAAATTCCAAAGTTGTTGAAAGCAAGAAAAGCCCTGTAGCTGATCCTTTGGGCGAGGTGGGTCACGACCTGGATCCAGATAAGTTCGTTTCCTTCCCAGATTCGCCTTTTCAGCTCTATCAGCCATTTCCACCAGCCGGGGACCAGCCGGCCGCAATCGATGCTTTGGTAGCTGGAATTGAGGATGGATTGACCTTCCAAACCCTTTTGGGGGTTACTGGTTCAGGCAAAACCTTCACCATGGCTAATGTAATTGCCAGAACAGGGCGTCCCGCCATTATCTTTGCCCCTAATAAGACCTTGGCTGCCCAGCTTTACAGTGAATTTCGGGAGTTTTTCCCAAAAAATGCGGTGGAGTACTTCGTGAGTTATTACGACTACTACCAGCCAGAGGCTTATGTCCCGACGCGCGATTTATTTATTGAAAAAGATTCGTCAATTAATGAGCACATCGAGCAAATGCGACTATCTGCTACTAAGAGTTTGTTAGAGCGACGTGACGTCATCATCGTAGCAACCGTCTCGGCAATTTACGGCATTGGTAATCCGGGTGACTATCACAGTATGGTGATGACATTGCGTCCCGGTGACAAGATGAGTCAGCGCGATATTTTGATGCGTTTAATTGCGATGCAGTACGACCGCAATGAAACCGATTTCAAGCGTGGTGTTTTTCGAGTGCGAGGGGATACGATTGATATATTCCCGGCTGAGCATAATGAATTGGCAGTGCGTGTTGAGCTCTTTGATGATGTCATTGAGAGTTTGCAATTTTTTGATCCGCTCACTGGAAAAATTCGTCAGAAGATTCCGCGATTTACTGTTTATCCAAGTTCGCATTACGTTACTCCGCGTGACACGGTGCTTAAGGCGATTGAAACGATTAAGACTGAGTTGCGTATTCGCTTGGATGAGTTTGTTAAAGATGGAAAGTTGGTTGAGGCACAACGTTTAGAGCAGCGTACGCGCTTTGATTTAGAGATGCTCAATGAATTGGGTTTCTGCAAAGGCATTGAGAACTACTCCCGCCATCTCTCAGGGGCTATGCCTGGCGAGGCGCCGCCCACCTTGGTTGACTACCTTCCAAATGATGCCTTGATGTTCTTGGATGAGAGCCATGTTCTCATCGGACAGCTGAACGCGATGTATAACGGCGACAAGTCTCGCAAACACACTTTGGTGGAGTTTGGTTTCCGTTTACCTTCGGCAATGGATAACCGACCACTGAAGTTCACGGAGTTCGAAACGAAGATGCGTCAAACGGTGTTTGTTTCTGCAACACCCGCTGACTATGAAAATACGCACACCGGACAAGTGGTGGAGCAAGTGGCTAGACCAACAGGACTAGTTGATCCAGAAATTGAAGTGTTGCCAGCAAGTACTCAAGTGGATGATTTGCTCAATCAGATTCATGAGCGTGTCAAAGTGCATGAGCGCGTCTTGGTAACCGTTCTAACAAAACGAATGGCTGAACAGCTGACAGATTACTTGTCGGATAACGGTGTAAAAGTACGTTATGTCCATTCGGATATTGACACTGTAGAGCGCGTAGAAATTCTGCGCGACTTACGCTTAGGCGTGTTCGATGTTTTAGTGGGTATTAATTTGTTGCGCGAGGGCTTGGATATTCCCGAAGTCTCACTCGTTGCAATTTTGGATGCGGATAAAGAGGGCTTCTTGCGTTCTGAACGCAGCTTAATTCAGACGATTGGTAGGGCAGCCCGAAATATTAAAGGCAAGGCCATTCTGTACGCCGACAGGATCACCGATTCTATGAAGCGGGCCATGGGGGAGACTGAGCGTCGCCGAACCAAGCAAATTGCCTTCAATAAGGCGAATGGGATTGAACCACGGGGTGTCCAAAAGCGTATTAAAGACATTATTGATGGCGTTTATGACGTCCAAGAGAAGCGCTCTGAGATGCAGGTAGAGCAGGAGCGTGCTCGCTATGAGGATATGAGCGAGAAGGACCTAGCGGGCGAAATCAAGCGTTTAGAGAAGCAAATGAACTCTGAAGCTAAAAATCTGGAGTTTGAAAAGGCGGCAGCCACCCGTGATCGCCTTACCAAGGTTAAGGAGATGGCCTTTGGGGCTCGATCTAGGGATGCTGTTTAA
- a CDS encoding amino acid aminotransferase, whose translation MNLFTSVQLAPKDPIFGLTEAYVADQRADKVNLGVGVYYTDEGKVPLLKAVIQAEEAIVAKHSPRSYIPIEGPNPYNSAVQNLLFGADSSLIKDGRVVTAECLGGTGALRVGADFIKRLNLNAPCAISNPTWENHRGIFESAGFEVLEYTYFDGKTRGVDFDGMVKSLESFPKFTTVLLHACCHNPTGADITEAQWRQVIDICKAKQLIPFLDMAYQGFAAGIEQDGIAVRLFAESGMSFFVSSSFSKSFSLYGERVGALSIVTQSKDESTRVLSQLKRVIRTNYSNPPTHGAAIAAAVLNSPELRKLWEDELAEMRDRIKAMRQGLVQKLAAAGVKQDFAFIEAQRGMFSYSGLTAEQVDRLQKEDGIYALSTGRICVAALNTKNIDKVAKAIARVLA comes from the coding sequence ATGAACCTTTTCACTTCAGTCCAGCTTGCCCCTAAAGATCCTATTTTTGGCCTCACAGAAGCCTACGTCGCCGATCAACGCGCTGACAAGGTCAATCTAGGCGTTGGTGTGTATTACACCGATGAAGGCAAGGTGCCACTTTTAAAAGCCGTCATTCAGGCTGAGGAAGCAATTGTTGCGAAGCATTCCCCACGTAGCTACATTCCAATCGAAGGCCCAAATCCATACAACAGTGCAGTTCAAAACCTATTGTTTGGCGCCGACTCTTCGCTCATCAAAGATGGTCGCGTTGTAACAGCGGAATGTCTTGGTGGCACTGGCGCATTGCGCGTTGGTGCGGACTTTATCAAGCGCCTCAATTTGAATGCGCCTTGCGCAATTAGCAACCCCACTTGGGAAAACCACCGCGGTATTTTTGAATCTGCAGGATTTGAAGTACTTGAGTACACCTATTTCGACGGTAAAACTCGTGGTGTTGATTTTGATGGCATGGTGAAATCTCTAGAGTCTTTTCCGAAGTTCACCACTGTCTTATTGCACGCTTGCTGCCACAACCCAACTGGCGCTGATATTACTGAAGCGCAATGGCGTCAAGTTATTGATATTTGCAAAGCAAAGCAACTTATTCCATTTTTAGATATGGCTTACCAAGGCTTTGCTGCCGGTATTGAGCAAGACGGCATTGCGGTGCGCTTGTTCGCTGAATCCGGTATGTCTTTCTTTGTATCTAGCTCCTTCTCCAAATCATTTTCACTCTATGGTGAGCGTGTTGGTGCCCTATCGATCGTGACTCAAAGCAAAGATGAATCCACTCGCGTACTGTCGCAACTAAAGCGCGTAATTCGTACCAACTACTCCAATCCACCTACACATGGCGCTGCGATTGCAGCTGCAGTTCTCAATTCACCAGAACTCAGAAAGCTTTGGGAAGATGAATTAGCTGAGATGCGTGATCGCATTAAAGCAATGCGTCAGGGGCTGGTACAAAAATTGGCTGCTGCTGGCGTTAAGCAGGACTTTGCTTTTATTGAAGCTCAGCGCGGCATGTTCTCTTACTCAGGATTAACTGCTGAGCAAGTAGATCGTTTACAAAAGGAAGATGGCATTTATGCCCTCTCCACCGGTCGTATTTGTGTGGCTGCCCTCAATACTAAAAATATTGATAAGGTAGCTAAAGCAATCGCCCGCGTATTGGCGTAA
- a CDS encoding polyhydroxyalkanoate depolymerase has translation MLYQLHEFQKALLQPVSSWARAASEAFINASNPASKVPGSDRLAASYELLHRLGKDYKKPEFGIRSVQAHGREVAIHERTIVAKPFCNLIRFKRFSDDLDVIKKLKGDPVVLVVAPLSGHHSTLLRDTVRTLLQDHKVYITDWIDARIVPANAGDFGLDDYVHYVQDFIRAIGAENLHVISVCQPTVPTLGAISLMASAGEKTPASMIMMGGPIDARKSPTAVNNLADQKSYDWFESHVIYKVPPSYPGAGRKVYPGFLQHTGFIAMNPQNHLQSHWDYFQNLVRGDEQDAEAHIRFYDEYNAVLDMDAKFYLDTIKTVFQDYSLPNGTWEVAGDLVKPQDIKKTALLTVEGELDDISGSGQTRSAHALCAGISKADKDHYEVVGAGHYGIFSGRRWREKVYPKIKSFIREHQGVQKKTKARPPKLGTKKAA, from the coding sequence ATGCTATATCAGTTACATGAATTTCAAAAAGCTTTACTTCAACCAGTAAGCTCATGGGCTCGAGCAGCATCTGAAGCATTTATTAATGCTTCTAATCCCGCATCCAAAGTTCCTGGCTCAGATCGCTTAGCCGCTAGCTATGAACTGCTTCATCGTCTGGGTAAAGACTATAAAAAACCTGAGTTTGGCATTCGCTCTGTGCAAGCACATGGTCGAGAAGTTGCGATTCATGAGAGAACCATTGTTGCCAAACCATTTTGCAACCTAATTCGCTTTAAGCGCTTTTCAGACGATCTTGATGTCATCAAAAAACTCAAGGGCGATCCTGTTGTATTAGTGGTTGCCCCTCTATCTGGACATCACTCCACACTATTGCGCGACACCGTACGCACTCTCTTGCAAGACCACAAGGTATACATTACCGACTGGATTGATGCTCGCATTGTTCCTGCAAATGCTGGTGATTTTGGTCTAGATGATTACGTTCACTATGTACAAGATTTCATCCGTGCAATTGGCGCTGAGAATTTGCATGTAATCTCAGTTTGCCAACCAACAGTTCCAACATTAGGCGCAATCTCTTTAATGGCCTCTGCTGGTGAAAAGACCCCCGCCTCTATGATCATGATGGGCGGTCCAATTGATGCACGCAAGTCACCGACTGCCGTCAATAACTTAGCTGACCAAAAGTCCTATGACTGGTTTGAAAGTCATGTAATTTACAAAGTACCACCAAGCTACCCAGGCGCTGGTCGCAAGGTGTACCCAGGCTTCTTGCAGCACACCGGCTTTATTGCCATGAATCCTCAGAATCACTTGCAGTCACATTGGGACTATTTCCAAAACTTAGTGCGTGGCGATGAGCAAGATGCAGAAGCTCATATCCGTTTCTATGATGAGTACAACGCGGTCCTTGATATGGACGCGAAGTTCTACTTGGACACCATTAAAACTGTGTTCCAAGACTACTCATTACCAAATGGTACTTGGGAAGTTGCTGGCGATCTAGTAAAGCCACAAGATATTAAGAAAACCGCCCTCCTCACTGTTGAAGGTGAATTGGATGACATCTCTGGTAGCGGACAAACCCGTTCAGCACACGCCTTGTGCGCCGGGATTTCGAAGGCTGATAAAGACCATTATGAAGTTGTGGGCGCTGGCCACTACGGCATCTTCTCTGGCCGTCGTTGGCGCGAGAAAGTGTATCCAAAGATTAAGTCGTTTATTCGTGAGCACCAAGGTGTTCAGAAGAAAACAAAAGCTAGACCCCCAAAACTGGGTACTAAGAAAGCTGCATAA